The genomic region ctgtgcctgaactgtgtcagcagcggaggaatggtcacgtgacacaaggtttccctaatgcatgccAGCTTCCAttcccacacccccctcaccgcCCCGCTTGTACACTACCATCATGAAGGTTGAGCTCTGCAGTTTTAGTGGGTATAAAATATACCTGGGTCATATGAAGCACTATGCCAGAATTGATGGGAAGGTTTTCCAATTCATGAACTCAAAATGTGAGTCAGCCTTCCTCGCCAAGAGAAACCCTCAACAAATCAACTGGACTGCCTTGTACAGGTGCAAGCACAAAAAAGGGCAGCTTGAAGAGATTCAGAAAAAGCACTTCTGTCGTGCAGTAAAGTTCCAATGGGCTATTACTGGTGCCTCTTTTGCTAGGATTATGACTAAGAGGAATCAAAAGCCTGAGATGCATAAGGCTCAATGTGAACAGGCAATCAGGGCTGCCAAGGAGGCTAAGAGAGCCAAAGCTGCAACAAAGAATGTCAGCGCAGCTACAGCTAAGGCTATTCAGAAAGCAGCGCCCAAACAGAAATTTGCGAAGCCATTGAAGTCTCAGGCTCCACGTGTTGGTGGAAAATGCTAAATATAACAATCAATTGTTGATGTAAAATAAAACCATCAGACCAGGCTGCCTTGCCCCGCCACAACTCGCCCCAGATGCAATGCACCCTTTGGCCCCCCAACTCATCCGAACCACAGTGCAgtccttgccctggcactgcactgcCAGCCAaccgggaaaaagcaacttgtctGTACCCTCACCTGAATGCACAGCGCCTCAATCTTGAAGTTGAAGGGGCAACCCTTgcgagcgctgcacaacgttcacacacactcagctccgagttccccttgaagttcagcttgccaggtgcatgccttttaaatgctgttgtgaaacacattggtttTCAATCATGTCAATGTGCCCAGATGattcagcgtggggggatgattctggcgagctaggcttctaatgatatgcaaatgcattaaaatgacgttcccaaCAAGCggcagtgggaaacgtggcctgccattgatgggcggagcataccatcacaaactggtttcacaacgccgtgaaaccgatttttggcattCCCGCCATGTCCGCTCATACTAGCCATGACACCCAACGCCAacagggacagagaattccagccTATGGATTAAAATCTGCTTAGCAGTTTGAGGCTGCAGCTGAAGTATTCAGTACTTTAAGATCATTTTGTACCTGTAAGCAAGTGTGATAACTCATGTGATGTCTGGAGTGTGACTCCTGCAATATAGCTGGACTCTGATATCTGGAGTGCGATGAAATTTGCAGAATCACACCAGTagtagggaggtcttgtggcacagtgggtggtgtccctgcctctgaaccagcaGCTCTGGGTTCGAGTTCaaacccaggacttgatggccaaggaagcaGCATGCATAATGCAGGCAAGCAGCTTGAGAAgcaatacatacaaacatacaaattaggaacaggattagaccactcagccccttgaacctgctccaccattcaataagatcatagctgatttgattgtaacctcaaccccacgttcctgcttacccctgatagcctttcatccccttgttaatcaagaatctatctatctctacctttaaaatattcaaagactctgcttccactgccttttgaggaagagagttccaaagactcacaactctctgagagaaaagaattcttcTCATTTTTGTCTTAAATGaccgatcccttatttttaaacagtgacccctagttctagattcccccacaagaggaaacattccccccatatccaccctgtcaagactacttaggatcttaaaggtttcaatcaagtcgcctcttagccttctaaattccaggggatacaagcctaacctgtttaacctttccacataagacaacccgcccattcgtggtattagtctggtagaccttctctgaactgcttccaaagcatctACATATCTCTTGAAATAAGGAGATCTGTACTGTACacctgatgtggtctcaccagtgccctgtacaactgaagcataacctccttacttttgtaatcaattcccctcacaataaatgataacattctattagctttcctaataacttgctgcacctgcatactagccttttgtgattcatgcactaggacacccagattgctctgaatctcagagctctgcaatctctcaccatttaaataagaagcttcatttttattcttcctgcaaaattgaacagtttcacatttgcccacatttcactccatttgccagatctttgccccctCACTTAACGTATGTATGTCactttatagcctccttatgtcctcttcacaatttactttcctacttacctttgtgtcatcagcaaatttagcaactattacttcattcctttcatccaagtcatttatataaattgtaaaaaattgaggctgcagcactgatccatgtggccaaccacttgtcacatcctgccaaccagaaaaagaaccatttatggcaattctctgcttcctggtagctagccaatcttctatctatgccaatatgttaccccctacaccacgggctgaatttttcccccattggggggggaagTTTAAGAGCAGGTGTGTGGAGATGcgcctccgatcagcgcccccaatcaacgggtgccgccattttatgtgggcaggcaaattaaggcccgcctagtgtgATGTCcacaaggaagcgctatgcgctccctgtgcgggtgggtggggggaatccctaaaccaaGATTGCACTCTTTCACTCATGTACATGAAAGAGAGCAGTCATctgcctgaggctaagtgctgcctcagggagatcggcaccaaatttaaaaatgttaacaatagaaaaagaattcccctgacatgttccctcatgtgacactgtcacatgagttgagacatgtccatcactttcattaacacttttattaaaaatttaaaatcctacatgaaacctcatcccgcctgtggatgaggtttcatgctttttctagtgcccgctagggctcctggcctgcccgccagccttaagattggacaggcaggtccattaagcattttaattactttgtcaatgtcctcaattggccattgacaggtcggcgggcgcacagctgattcagatGAGTCCCCACCCACCTGAAACTTGAAATgaggtgggatgacgtcgggagttccgccggacgtcatcctgtgtcattttacgcattgacAAGGGGGCCCCACCCCCTACTCactgactgggaaatcctggcccctGAGTTTTTActtaccccaataacctttgatgtggcactttatcaaatgccttctggaaatctaagtaaagtacatccaccagtttccctttatccacagagcatgtgactccttcaaagaactccaataaattggttaaaagtgatttccctttcacaaaaccatgttgacactgtttgattaccttgaattttttctaagtgctctgctttaacatcttcaataatagcttctaacattttccctatgacaggtgttaggctaactggcttgtagtttcctgctttctatctccctccctttttgaataaagaagttacatttgctattttccaatcgaaTAGAACCTTCCCCacatctagggaattttggaaatttaaaaccaatgcatcaactatctcactagccacttctctcaagaccttagggtgaagtccatccaaacctggggatttgtcagcccacagccccaacaatttgcttaatgaaacttccctggtgattgtaatcttcctgggttcctccctcccttcaatttcctgatttacagctatttccaggatattatttgtgtcctctatagtgaagaccgaagcaaaataccagtttaattcatccgccatctccctacttcccattatcaattccccagatgcactttctataggaccaatgctcactttgttaactctttttttattgaaatatctatagaagctcttactatccttCTTTATATTACTTAATAGTTTTTTCTCGTatgctaatttttccctccttattaatctttttgtcattctttgctgttctttatattctttccaatcttctgacccgccacccatctttgtgtaattatatgcccTCCCCTTGCAATATTACttcctcattggaatgtatctattctgtgtattctgaaatatccctttaaatgtctgccactgaacttctattaaCCTAGGccttaatctcattttccagttcactttagccagctctactttcatgccctcataattgcccttatttaagtttaaaatactggtcttggacgcattcatttctctctcaaaatgaatataaaattcaatcatatgttCACTGcgacctaggggtgccttcactataaggttatcaattaatcctatctggttgctcaataccagatctagtctagcctgctctctggttggctccaggacatgctgttctaagaaactatcccgaaaacattctatgaactcttcatctacgctacctttgttCCATCTGATTtctccagtctatatgtagattaaaatccctcatgattattgctgtaactTTCTGACAGGCTcctattatctcttcttttatactgtgccctaccaTGTGTtggggggcctgtacaccactcccacaagtgacttcttgcctttatcatttctcatctcaacccaaatcaATTTTACATCCTGGTTtactgaacttaggtcatccctctctaatgttcCAATATCATCAATAATTAACAGAGCCAAccatccaccttttcctaacttcctgtccttcttaaatgtcacatacccttcaatattcagctcccaaTCTATtctcctgtagccatgtctctgtaatgactatcaaatcatattaatttatttctatttgtgttatCAGCTCAGCTGTTTAGTTCTGAATGCTatgtgtgtttagatacagagcctttagcctTGTTCTTTTATTAGTTTTGTAGTGTCTAGCATTATCTGCTAATTTagtcttagatttgtactctttgtcccttgctgtcatggtctgtttctcatttcccatatATACCTTTCCCatttacctttctctcttgccttgtctctactctttggtttaccacatcttctcatatttgatcccttgcccccactattcagtttaagcccttctctacttccctagtaatGCAGCTCGCGAGGACGCCAGGCCCAAGACGCTTCTGGTGTAGACCaccccaatggtacagatcccactttccccaaaacTGGTCCCAGTGCCCTACAAACTGGAAACCACTTCTCCCAAGCCACATTTACATTTCTCTAATAttatttatcctatgccagtttgcatgtagctcaggtaataatctagaagttattacctttgaggttctgcttcttaatttggtgccaaactcctcatactgactatgcagagcctccttcctcatcctaagtcattggtacctacatagaCCACAACCATTGGATTGTACCCCTCCCACTAcaggttcctctccagctctgagcagatgtcccaaaccatGGCACTGGACAGagaacacagccgtctggactctcgctctttgctacagagaacagtgtcaatccccctcgctatactgtcccctactagcATTTCGTtcttttttgctccccccacttgaatggcttcctgtaccatggtgccatggtcagtttgcccatccaccctgcagctcccactctcatccaaacaagctgagtgAACCttaaacctattggacaattgcagaggctcacactcctgccttctgggtccccttacctgcctcattcacagtcacaccctcctgtccctgatcactgaccaaatcaggAGCTCCTATCcaaagtggtgtgactgcctgctGATATAAAACATTCCCCCACCCTGATATGTTGCAGagcctgcagctcagcctccagctcaatgactctgagccaaagttcctcgagccgcAAACATTTActacagacgtgtttgccctggatcacaatgttatccaagTGCTTCCACATGCTACAGCATGAACAcatcatctgccctgccatcattaatgtgttttaaataattacttaattacatTAATCTCATAATTATGTTGCTTtattatatgttttattaactttaccaccaatttatATCCTATTTTAAACcatagggatagaatagaacttaattacttaccagatactcaccaaacagccagCTCCTTttcctgtagtagagcaagaaccaattcctatgaggtgagaaagatagaaaaatgaAATGAACTTCCTTCCCCcacttcaccaaactccccctctcaccaaactccaagtctagCACAGCTGCACAccgtctgcaaatccttccaacacatgccagtaGCAGTTGGTAAGAGTGagtcagtcatgtgatggaaagaacattggagcctccACCATTACTATCCAGAACTTCAGACTacttgccacagcaacttggactcacTGAGTGAACTCTAACACGCTACTACCACACCTGTAGTGTAGAATTTGAAGATGCTGAAATACTATTTTTATCCATTAGCAGAGATAGACATATACTACAAATATGATCTGTGGTGTGTTGGTCATGATCAGAAATATAACCATTACTAATGGTGTGGTTCTAATATACCCAAGAAACGCAAACAATATGAGGCAGCATGTCTTCTCAATGAAACAATGTATAATATATACATATACTAAACACCAGTGATATGCAAGTCGAAACTAATCCAAAACCACACGAGATACACTCCTCATAAAAATCTTTCACATGTGGTGCAGATTATGAACTCTATTGTTATCAAGTGGGGTACTTCCATGTACCATTGCTTTTCATAGGTTTCTTGTGTTATGTCACATTTCTGGACAGTAACTTATCACTCAATTTTAAAGAATTTAAGAAGGTTGGAAAATAATTAGTTatacagagggcagttaagatggAATTCTCTGTCATAAATTGTTGTTGAGCAGAgtcaataaattattttaaaagataATTAGGTAATTGTTTGAAAAAGTCAAATATTAAAAGGCTTGGAAGTGAAAAGGTGATTGGAATTGAACCAGGGGGCTCATGTGGAGAAAAATATCTGTACaatcttgatgggctgaatggcctgttgtcATATTCTTTGAGCTTCCTTACCTATAAAATACAATGAACACAGCTTCCTGAGTGACTTATTAAATTCACCCAGTGAGTAGCTAAATCATACAGATCAGGAAAATTCCAGGTTCAATCCCTAGTCTATGTGACacagctgatctcagctggggtGATGGTAGGAGCTATACAATGAGCCTCAGGGTTAAGGAGGTAAGTGTCAGCCAGGGTTCCCATTCATAATTGCAATAGAGTAATCTCTGTTGAGAATGCACATATTTGAGCATTGGATGAGGACAGGATCAGGCTTAGTTGTGATGTTTGAAACGCTCCCTGACATTCACTGTCAGAGCACACACATAAATAATGACAATTTAGTTGAGGCACCAGAGTCATCACTTCCGGAACAGCagatgaggtggggtgggggggcggaattggcaaaagaaactggttaaaaaaaaggggaaaaaaaattaaaattcagtGATAGAGCACAGGAAGTTGCATCACCATGAGCCCTCCAGATATATGATCCAATTTGTTCATACTAACTGATTAAATGGGTAATGTCCCATGGTGACTCCCTCAGGTCTAATGAAAACAACTATAGTCGTGATTCCTCAAGCCAGAACATTGGCTATCAATTATACTGTCTTGTGCAGGAAGGAAACAATGATATAATGCTGTTCATGAAAGCACGAGAAGGTGGTGGAAAAACAATATCTATACAAATCTTCCAGTTTGTAGTTcacaacacacatacatatataaacTCTCAACAGTGGAATCAGATTCATTAATCTAAAATGTTTATTTATCATATTAAAGATATTTTACAGCTATGCATTAAGGGGGGGACCCAGGCTTATTTAAGAATTAATGGTTCAAGATAAATGATAAACGAAAAAAGAAAAAATGTATAAGCATCAGCTGGTAAATAAATCCTAAGTTCAGCCCATGAAGATTTTCACAAATTTATACTTGACATAATCACAATCATACTTTTAACAGCTATAATTAAAGAGAGGTCAATTGTCTTATTTAATAATTGACAATTTTAAATAAATTGTAAACAAAAGGAAGAAAAATGTTTAAACATCAGCTGGTAGATAACTCAAGTTCAAACAACTAAGACATTCAGAAGTTTTCAGTTGGCATAATCAAAATTTGGAACACTTACCTAAGCTGTGTTGTTGCACATAGGCTGGTTCACTGACACTGTTCAgttgtattttaaaaaattaatgcaTTTGCCATGTTGTTTTGGGTAAATACAAGGTAACAGATGGCCCATCTGTCTGAAGATATGGTCCGACTGAATGTATGCAAATGTTCATATAAAACAGCCCAGGATGTTCTTTAATAGATACTACAGCCTTAGGACACATTTCCAAATCCTCATTTACTATCAGCCAGTGCTTTTTATCAGCCAACTGCCTTGAGCATTATGTCAGCATGGACATCTGGGTGAATATTTGAACATTTTCATTTGTTAAAATATTTAGTGGGACATGCAGGCATTAAGCAGGGAACAGCAGGTCACTGAACATATGATTAAACAACCCGTTTTTATGCAGCAAACAGACAACTGCTGATAAACTCAGATTAAAGTAACTCAGAAATCATGCTTTTTCTTCCTTAAAAAAACAGCCTTATTCATgctaaaatgcaaaaaaaaaccctGATCCTCTCTTCAGATCAAACAATAGTCTGAAGGAATAGACCACAGCAACCATTATTTTGGACAAAACAGACATGCATTTAAATCAGTTATATAAATGGAGTTGTATGTATTTGTAGTGcagaaaaataaatacaaattttacAAATTAATTTAACTAAATTAATATTTAGTTCTAGTGTCCCTCTTCCAATTCTTTGCAAAAACCAACAAGTATCAGAATCAAGAGTTCACTTGCAGAACCTACTTGGATGCATGGGCAATTCTAAGGCCATCTTCAGCACAGCCCCCATCAGGTGTAGTACAACCAAGCCTCAGACTTCATTAGCATCTCATCGTGGAGAATGATTATTGATGAACTTGCCCAAATGGTGTATGAGATGGGACAGGCTTCCATGATGTCATTGAAGCCATCAGGCCTGTGCAACTTTTCTTTacattcgttcttgggatgtgagcatcgcatgcatttattgcccaccagtaattgcccttgagaaggtggcgataAGCTGTTTTCTTCACCTGCAGCAGTCCACATGGGTTAAGGACATCTATACTGTTTTCTATATAGTAGTTTGACAGACTGAGTAACTTCGTTCACCATTTCACAGGCAGTTGAGTGTTAACCACATTTCtttggacctggagtcacatataggcaaggctgggtaagaatggcagatttcatctcctgaaggacattagtaaaaCAGATAGGTTTTCCAGTAGTCACATTATCATTAGTAAATGAAATTAGCATTTTATTctagattaattaattaattgaatttaaattccctccgttgctgtggtgggatttgaactcatggccGGGGTTTTCAATTCTGGGTTGGGAACCTGGTCACTGCTTCCATTCCACATCCGGGCCCAAAACAGCATATTCCAGACACACCCACATGGGCTTTTAAAGGGCTAGGCCAATAAATGGCAGATAGAGTGCCTTCAGTCCAATCAGGGATGGCAGGTGGACTCCCAACACTGGAGGACTAATGGGGGCCTTCCAAGATTCAGTGAGCTGCAGCCTCACTGACCAAGGTGGGAGCAGCCTATGTGAACATCTGAGGGAGAAGTGAAGGTAAGTTTATCttttttaatttttgaaaagGCCACAGCTGCCTGGCCATCGTCCTGGGGCAACCCCTCCAGAGTATGACCAGTGGCCGCAGTTATGAGTCCACTGGTGAGGTGGATGGGGGCCTCCCTTGGTTCATCATGCCACTCCCATATTCCCATCCTGAGCTCACAACACATTGGCCTGGATCATGTTTAGGATGGGTAGCCTTGCACTTTGAATGCTGCCCTGGAAAAAGTGGGTAACAGGGTAGCACTGTGGTGATAAACAATAGACAATCACATAAACACATTATTCTATTAAATCACTGTTGAAACTCAATTGCTGTTCTACTTTTTTTACCGTACTTGCATAGGTTAAACAAATGTGGCTGCGAATACTGAAGATTTGGAAAGACAAGAGAGATGAAAAGTTAATTGTACGGATTTTCTTAGTGTGATGGAGCTATTGTATGGATAAATGAAAGGAGGATTCCTGTCCT from Carcharodon carcharias isolate sCarCar2 chromosome 14, sCarCar2.pri, whole genome shotgun sequence harbors:
- the LOC121287517 gene encoding 60S ribosomal protein L24-like, which translates into the protein MKVELCSFSGYKIYLGHMKHYARIDGKVFQFMNSKCESAFLAKRNPQQINWTALYRCKHKKGQLEEIQKKHFCRAVKFQWAITGASFARIMTKRNQKPEMHKAQCEQAIRAAKEAKRAKAATKNVSAATAKAIQKAAPKQKFAKPLKSQAPRVGGKC